Sequence from the Halobaculum rubrum genome:
AGCCACACCAGCGGCCCGTCGATCGTCCCACGGAGGCGCCGGTGCGGAGGCACCGACTCGGGGTCGAACGGTTCGCGTGCAGGCTCGGTCGGCGTCACGCGGTCACCGCTGCTGTCGCTTCCGCTGCAGCCCGCAAGCGCCGCGAGCGCCCCGGCGGCGCCGAGGAGGGTTCGGCGTCGAGTGAGTTTGGAGGGGACCATCGCCCGGAACTGCACGCGAGCGTGCCAAGTGTCTTGTTCTTCGGTAGCCCGCGTGTCCGGTTCGGCGGAAGTCGTTCGTGTCGGCTACCCGGTCGGGTCGGGATCGACGCCAGCGCCGTCGTCGACATCCGCGCCCGCCCCGTCGTCCACGTCCGTGCCGGCTCCGTCGTCGACGCGTGGGTCCGTATCGTCGTCGCGCTCACGGTCGCCCTCGGGGTCGTCGGCCCCGGACAGCGTCGTCCGGGCGTCGTCAGCGCCGAGCAGCCGCGGGAGGGCGGTGTTCGCGAACGTGAGCCCGATCACGAGCACGATCGGCGCGAAGAACAGTCCGTAGAAGCCGAGCACGACCGGCCCGAGCGTGTACGCGAGCATCAGCAGGCCGACGTGGGTCTCGTCGCCGCTCAACAGCGGCCGCAACACCAGATCCGGGACCGTGTCGACGACGACGACCGCGACAACGAGGAACGCGAGGACGTACCCCAGTTCCGCGAACGCCCCGTCGAGCAGCGGCGGGACCGCCATCGCCGCGGTCACCGGGAGATAGACGATCTTCATCCCGACGATCGGAACGAGGCTCGCGATCCCGGTGATCGCGCCCGCGAGGGCGGGGTACGGCACGCGGACGCCCGCGGGAGCGAGCGCGTTGTACGTGCTGAACGTCGCGATCGCGATGAGCGAGATGGCGACCACGTTCAGGAGGTTGCCGAACAGCACCGCCTCGAGTTCGCGGTCGACGGCCTCCAGGTACTCGCGGACGATGGCGTCGTCGTCGAACCGGAGCAGCCAGTCGCTGATGCGGTCGCCGTCGACGAGCAGGTAGTAGGTGACGATGGTGACGACGAGGAGGTTGAGCGCGAACTCCGAGACGACCGTCGTGAGGAAGGCGGCGTTCTCGGTCGCGAACTCGACGAACGGCTCCAGATCGCCCGAGCGATACGCCTCGTAGATCCCCTGAACGGTGAACTCCGGGATGCGCTCGATCGCGGCGAACCACGCGATGTTCGACGCCGCCGCGCTCACCAGCGCGGTGTCGGCGACGAACTGCCGCGCCTCGACGACGAGCAGGACGCCCGCGTAGCTGATGAGCAAGATCAGCGGGATCGCCAGCGACGCGAGCACGACCCCCGCCCGCACTCGCGGCGGGACCCGGAATCGCGCCAGGAACCGGTGATACCGCCGCGTCGAGTAGTAGAGGAACACCGAGACGGTGAACGCCGCGATGAATCGGTACGCGAGCGCCCCGATGACGACCGCGACCGCGACCCCGAACAGCGCGACGACGAGCCGCTTCTCGTTCACGTCATACGGAGGTCAGCAGTTTGACTTAACTGATTCGGAGGCGAGCGCGAAGACCACTACAGCGTCGCCGGGTCGAACCGCTCGACGAGCCCGTCGAAGTCGTCGTCGAAACTCAGTACGCCGTCGAAGCCGTGGCGCCGCACCGCCGCGATCGTCGCCGCGTCCGTGAAGCTGAGCCCCTGGTCGTCGTACCGTTCGAACACGTCGACCGCCTCGTCGAAGGTCGACTCCGAGAGGTGGAGTTGCTCGTACGCCTGCGGGAACGGCTCGACGCCGCGAAGTCGCTCGCCGAGTCGCTTCGCGGCCGAAAACGACCCTCGTCGAAGCGTGAGCGTGATCGCCTCGTCGTACACGTAGTCGCTCACGTACGGCTGTCCGAGTGCACCGTCGTACACCGCATCGAGCGAATCGACCGCGGCCTCGTGGCGCGCGGCGTCGGTATCGTGGTCGGCGTAGATCACGCCGGTGTCCACGAGCACACTCATCCGTAGAGGATCCCGTCGATATCGTCCTCGTCCGTCTCGACGCCCGAAGAGAATCGTCCCTCAGCCATGGCTTCCTTCTCTTCGGCCGACAGCGGGACGGTCGTGTCTCTGAACGAGTCGATCACCGCTTCCCGCGAGGTGTACGCATCGTCGATGATCCGCGAGAGCAGTTCCTGTTGGGTGACGCGTGTTCCGGTTTCGAGCCTGATCTCGGCCTGTAACTCCTCCAACCGGGATTTCGCGTCCTCGTCTACTTTGACCGCGGTCGTCATGATCGATAGTAGCTGTTGCTACCGAGTAAACGTTTCCACAAGGAAACCAGGGGATGCGGATCGGTGCTGATCGCGAACTGACGGCGCCAGAACCCGGACGGACAGGGATGCCCTACCGCTCCAGCAGCTCGATCTCGTGCCCGTCCGGGTCCTTCGTGAACCCGTAGGCGTAGTCGCACGACTCGGGGTCGCGGTAGTCCTCGGTCTCGCGCGTCATCAGGGTCTCCCAGTCGTCCGTCAAGTCGTCCGCGCGGACGCACACGTGCCCCCACGCGTCGCCCAACGTGTAGCTCCGGCCGTCGTAGTTGTACGTGAGCTCGATCGCCATCGCCTCGTCGGCGGCGTCCTCGGGCTTCATGAAGTAGTTCGCGAACGTGTCGGCCTCCCAGCGCCCGGTGTGTTCGTACTCGAACGTGCGCGTCCAGTAGCCGAGCGCCTCGGTGGCGTCCTCGACGCGGATCATGGTGTGATCGATCGACCAGCGGGCGCCGTGGTCGCGCTCGACGATCTCGATCTCGTGGCCGTCGGGGTCCGTCACGAACGCGTATCCGGGGTTCTCCTCGGGCGGGCGATAGTCCTCGACGCCCTCGTCCATCAGCTCGTAGTACGCCTCCTCCACGTCCTCGACGCGAACGGCGATGTGCCCCCACGCGTCGCCCAGCTCGTAGGTGTGGTCGCCGTGGTTGTAGGTGAGCTCCAGCAGCGCGCCCTCGTCGTGCACGTTCTCGGGCCCGAGGTAGTAGTTCGTGAAGTCGCCGCCGTCCATCTCGCCTTTGATCTCGTAGTCGAGATGCTCGGTGTACCAGTCGAGGGATTCCTCCTCGTCCTCGATCCGCATCATCACGTGGTCGAGCGTGTACGCCATACACGAGACACCGGCCGCGCGCTCGAAAAGGATACCGGACGGGGAAGCGACCGTGTCGCACACGGCGGAGCCTCACACAACAAGGGAGTCCGAGCTGTCCGCTCAGAACCGCTTTTTCCGTTTCTCCGGTACGTACCCCGGATCGACCCCGCCCATGACCTCGGCGGCCGAGTCGTGAGCGAACGACGGCTCCTCGGTGAGCGAGAAGGTGTCCGCCCGCGTGCCCGTCTCGTATCGGAGCGCCGCGCCCGCGACCCCGGTCGAGAACGGCGTCAGCGACGCGCCGAACTCGTCGGCCAGCGTCTCGAGGAACTCCCCGCGCGTCGCCGCCACCTCGTCTTCGTACGCCGGCTCGGTCTCGTTGCGCGCGATCGCGGCGAACCGCTCGTCCGTCTCGCCGTGGCGGACGTGCCAGAGGTGGCTCGCGTACCGCCACCGGAGCCGGGCCGTGTCGCGCAACGCGAGCGTGAGCGACTCGTCCAGCGACCGGGCCGCGTCCTCGGGGGGCGCGTAGTCGAGAAACAGCAGGTCGCGGTCGATGCGTTTGAGCGCGCCGGTGTCGAGCAGGTCCAGACACAACACGCCGTCGCCGTCGCGGACGCGCATCGTCGGGTGGTCGCCGTCCGTATTCACGACGCCGGTCCGGGGACCGACCGCGAGCCGGTAGGCGGCCTGCAGCGCGAACAGGTGGAACCACTCGATCCGGCCGCCGGCGGCCGCTTCCCCCGACAGCGGCGGATCGAACGCGTCGGTGTCGACGACACGCGTCGGCGTCGCGTCCGGCCCCGGAGCCAGCGTCGGATCCGAACCGTCGGTGTCGCAGTCGCTCGCGGCGTACTCGCGGGTTCGAAGTCCGCCCGCGAGGACGGGCACGATCTCGATCGCCATCGGCACGACCAACAGCGGCCGGACCGTCTTGTGCGTGACCACGTACACGTCGGGCGTCGTGAACGGGACGAGGTTCTCGCCCAGCTCCGCGAGGCGGCACTTCCCCTCGGGGCCGTCGGCCGTGTCGAACCAGTGGGGCGCCGTGACGGGGCCGTCGAAGTGCGTCCGACGGACGTACTCCCCCATTCGGTCGACGAAGCCGTCGGGGGAGTCGACGCCGACGCGGTACACCTTGTACCACCGCTCGCCGGTCCCCCGGCGAGTCTGCTGAAAACACACGAGCGCGTCGGACTCCATTCGATCCGAGAGAGCCGGGCGGGCGGGCATAACGCTTCGGCGCCGAATGTCACGACTGATTCTCGCACCGGCGCCGGGGGGGAGGAGCGGTTGCGCGACGAGCGATCAGTGTCGTGGGATTTTGTGGCGTCACCTCGTCGGCACCCGGCATGTACTCTCGCCACCACGCGGCGATCTCGGGCGTCGTCGCCGGCGGGCTGGGTCTCGTGTTGCCGCTCGGGACGACGCCCGCCGTCGCGGCGGGCTGGTGGGCGCTGCTCACCGCCGCCGGCGTCGTGATCGACCTCGATCACTTCCTGATGGCGCGGCTCGTCCGGGGGGACTGGGCCAACACGCGCCGAGCACTCGCGAACCCGCGCGTGGCAGTCGTCGACCAGTCCGAGCTGTTCGATCCCGGCGACTTGTGGCCGCTCCACCGCCTGCTCAGCCACGCGATACTCGCCCCGATCGCCGTGTTCGGGGCGTGGCTCCTCGGCGCCGCGCTCGGCGGCGCCGGCCTAGGCGTGACCGCGACCGCGGCCGCGCTGTCGACGGCGACGGTGCTGTACGTGCACGTACTCACGGACCTGATATGGGACGTGTGGCGCCTGGACCGGTACCACGAGGACGTTCGCCGCGTCGCGGCCGACGACGACGCGTCGGGACCGTGAATCGTCCAACCCCCACAAAACACATCCCAGCGGCCCGGGACACTCCCGACATGGTCCCCACACGACGCAGATCCCTCCTCGCCGCCCTCGGAGCGCTCGGGGCGACCGCCGTCGCGGGCTGTCTCGGGGATACGCCGACCGAGTTGTCGGACGGGAACCCCTTGGCGACAGTCGATACCCTCCGACTCTCCGCTGCCGACGGACTGCCGACCGACCGCCCGGTCCGAGTCCACCCGCGCCCGCTCGCGTCGCTTCTCGAACGCGGCGCGACCACGGGCGATCGGGTTCGAGCGACCGGTTCGATCCTCCTGACCGGACGACCCCCCCTCCTCTCGGGCGAGCGGACGGTCAGGCTCACGGGCGAGGGGGTCGACGACGGCGCGTACGTGCTCGACATCGACGGCGGCCTCCTGTACGAGTGGCTCCTCGGCGCGACCGCCGTCGAGGATCCGCCGACGGACGCCGATATCGTGGCCGTCGACGACCTCGACGACGACCGCCGGTCGCTCGTGGTCGAGGCCATCGAGGGTCGTCGTGCGACCGTGGAACCGCAGACGCCGCTGGGGACGTGGGCAAGAACGGAGTTCGTCGACGGCTACGTTCGCCACGAAGGAACTGTGTATCGGGGGCGCGAGCGGCAGCAGACCGACGCCGCGTTCTTCTCGAACGAGGTGTGGTACGTCGCGAGTGTGACGCCGGCCGACGCCGCACCCGACGACGCGCTGACGCTGCACCTCGACCCGCTCCCCCCGGCGGCCCGCAGGGCGGTCGACGACCTGCTCGGGGACTGGGCGTCGACCCGTGACCTCGTCGAGGCGGACGTGTCCGATCTCGGCGACCGATCCCGGCGGGCGCTCGCGGAGACCGACCGGCTCCTCGCCCACGTCGCAGTACTCGAAGTGAGTCTCTCGTGAACCGCGGTGAAAGCCGACCGAGGATCACTCCCGCTCCCACGCCCGGTACCGCCACGCCGCGACCGCCCACAGCACGAGCGTCCCGACCGGGTAGCCCGTCCGCAGCGGCTGAAGCCCGAAGCGGACGGCGACAGAAGCGTTCACCGCGCCCGCAAGCACGAGCAGGCCGGCGGTGACCCGCAGGTCCTCACGGTCAACGAGCCCCAGCGACGCGGACGCGACCGCGAGGAGCCAACACGCCGCGGCGACGACCCACGGAACCAGCAGCGGCGACCCCGACAGCGCGAGATATCCGGGAAGCGTCCGCGCGTACAGGACCGGCGTGAACGAGAGGCCGCCCCACGCGAACCGGAGGAACGGAACGCCGCTGTCCGCGAACGTCTGCACCGACCACGGGACGAGCCCGCACGAGAGGACCGCCACGAGGACGCGCCACGGCGTCGGTCGTGGGAGCCGCGGGGGCGTGTGGGTCACGCTACTTGCGGGCGACGATCCGGAGCACGTCCTCGTCGGCGAGTTCGTGTCCCTGCCCGACCTGCTGGTCGTCGTGTTTGGCGGAGTCGCCGGAGACGCGGGCGAACTTGAACCGGTCGTCGAAGCTTCCCCCGAGCTTCGAGCAGGCGTCGCCGACGGTGTCACCCTCGCGCAACACGAGCGGCTCCTCGTAGTCGATTCCCCGGCCGGGCTTGTCCATGTAGATTCGGATGAGCCCCAGCTTCTCGAAGATCCGCTCCGTCAGGGCGTCGAGCCCTTTCTCCTCCTCGGCGGAGATGAACGTCGCCTCCTCGGGGTCGATGCCGTGCTCCCGGAGGTCCTCGTACACCGTCGGGAGGTAGTCCTCGTCGATGAGGTCGGCCTTGTTCACCGCGACCATCGAGGGGAGGTACTCCCGGTTGTCCATCACGCCGTCGATGAGCTCGTCGATGGTCAGGTCGTGGGGGATCGTCACGTCCGCGTTGACGAAGTTGTGCTCCCGAAGGACGTCTTTCACCGTCCCCTCGTCGAGCGACACGTCGTCGCCCATCGTCACCCGGATGCCGTCCTTGTGCGTCTTGCGCACCGAGATGTTCGGCGGCTCCGTGTCGAGGCGGATCTTGTTCTCGTACAGTTCGTGGGCGAGGCGCTCGTACTGGTCGATCTCGAACACCGACAGGAGGTACACGACGAGGTCCGCGGTGCGCACGACCGACAGCACCTCCTTGCCGCCGCCGCGACCGCCGGCGGCGCCCTCGATGAGGCCGGGCACGTCGAGGATCTGGATGTTCGCGCCCCGGTATTTGAGCATCCCGGGGTTGACGTTGAGCGTGGTGAACTCGTAGGCGGCGGTCTCGCTGTCGGCGTTGGTGAGCGCGTTGATCAGCGTGGACTTACCCACGGAGGGGAAGCCGACGAGCGCGACCGTCGCGTCGCCGGTCTTCTCGACGGCGTACCCGTGGCCGCCGCCGGAGGAGGACTGGTTCTCCAGTTTCTCTTTCTTCTGGGCGAGCTTCGACTTCAGCCGGCCGATGTGGGCCTCGGTGGACTTGTTGTACGGGGTTTCGGCGATCTCCTCGCGGAGTTCCTCGATCTCGTCCTCCAGTCCCATCACTAGCCGGTGGGCCGTCCGCGCGCCTAAACGCTTCCCTTCGGCGGACACCTCCCTTCGGCAGGCGGCCCTCGGCGGACAGCAGCCACCGACGCACCCTCCACGGCTGGGTGCTCCGCCCGCGGACGACGGTGACGGGACGAACGGTTCGAACCGTGCCGGACGGACGCGATCGGAGAAGTCGACCGTCCGTCGCTGTTCCGCCCGCGAGACGGACTTCGGTACCACTATATCACGGCGGACGCGATATGAATTCAAGGACGGCATGCCGGACCCCTCCAGCCTCCGAGACAGCACGCAGATCGTTCTTCCGAAGCGGGAACTGGACGGGATCCGGTCGTCGATCGAGTCGGAGTTCACCGTCACGGTGTTCACGTCGGGCGATCAGTACCGGATCATCGGCAGCCCCGTCGAGATCAAGGCGGTGTCGAAGTTCCTCGCCCGTCACGGCGTCACCATCCCCTGATCGAGACAGCCGGGACGACCGACAGGCTTTGGACGTACAGGCCCGTCGATGTGATATGGACGAGACTCCGGGGTTGAGCGAGGAGTACCGGATGGTCAGCCCGTGGCCGCTGTTCGTCGCGTTGGGGCTCCCGATCGCCGAAATCGGGATCCTGTTCGGTCTGATCCCGCTGGCCGTGGGCGGTCTGCTCCTGTTTTGCGGGTCGATCGCCGGGATCCTCCGCGAGAACGGGTACGTGTCCTCGACTTGGCGCGGGCTCGCCGGGCTGTCGGTGCTCGTCGTCGCCGGGGGACTGGCGCTGTGGTACGCCGACATGACGACCGCCTCCGACCTGCTGATCCGGGCGTACGCGATGATCGGCACCGGCGTGTTGATGCTGCTCGCCGGGGTCGGCGGCGATCTGTTCGCGCGCGACGCCGAACCGGGTGTGTAGACCGATACGAGCCGGCCGCCGCGAGCGCTGGCGCCACGGGCCGACCGGAGTGTCGCCGCGAGCGCCGAAATGGGCAAGGTATTAGGTCGGGACGGTGTACGTTCCGCGCATGGCAGAGATCTTCGACAGGGACACCCTGCTGGATCTGACGGTCAACGTCATCCCGCTGGCCATCCTCCTGTTCTTCGTCGCGGCGTTCGTCCTCGTCGACCCGTTCGGCGGACTGGATTTCTACGGCCGCGTGCTCCAGATGGGGCTGTTGGCGTTCCCCTTCGTCGCGCTGGCCATCCTGACGTACGTCTCCGGGAAGGCGATCGCGGGCGACGAGAAGCGCTCGGCGGTGTTCTTCCAGGGGCAGGCGACGCTCGAGGGCGCACCCGAGAAACACGAAGTCGAGGAGGCGATCGAGGCGGAGGCGACCGGCGAGGCCGACGTCGAGGACCCGTACGACGACGCCGGCGACGACGAAGCTGACGACGCCGACAGCGACGATGCGGCCGACGAACCCGACACCGACGACGACGCCGGCGACGACGAAGCTGACGACGCCGACACTGGCGACGATGAAGCCGAGGGGACCGATGCTGAGGAAGCCGGCGACGACGAAGCGTAGTCGAATCTGACCTCCGACCGAGCCCGGAACCGGGGGCCCTGACCGGAATCGACCCGAATCTTTCTTGTGCATTCGCTGCTGAACCGTGTCCATGGAGACTACCGGCCAACTACTGCTGACGGTGCTCATGGGGGCGTTCCTCCTGGGCGTGGCCGCCTTCCTCGCGCGGGTCGAGGACTGGCGGTCCTACACGCCCCTGGGTACCGGCGGCGGCGCAGTCGGCGAGTCCGGCTACGGGCACTCGGAGAAGCCCGCAGGGCTCATTCGCTGGTTCACGACGGTCGACCACAAGGACATCGGGTTACTGTACGGCGCGTACGCGACGCTCGCGTTCGTCGTCGGCGGACTGATGGTGGTGCTGATGCGGGCGGAGCTCACCACCCCGGCGACGGACGTGCTGGGGTCGGCGACGTTCTACAACTCGCTGCTCACCAGCCACGGCATCACGATGCTGTTCCTGTTCGGGACGCCGATCATCGCGGCGTTCTCGAACTACCTCATCCCGCTGATCATCGGCGCCGACGACATGGCGTTCCCGCGGATCAACGCCATCGCGTTCTGGCTGCTGCCGCCGGCGGCGCTGCTCATCTGGGCCGGCTTCTTCCCGCTTCCGGAGGTCATCCCCGCCCAGACCGCCTGGACGATGTACACGCCGCTGTCGGCGGGCGTCGGCAACGGCAACCAGGCGAACGTCGGAGTTGACCTGATGCTGCTTGGCCTGCACCTCTCGGGCGTCTCGGCGACGATGGGCGCGATCAACTTCATCGCGACCATCTTCACCGAGCGCGCCGAGGAGGTCACCTGGGCGAACCTCGACATCTTCTCGTGGACCGTCCTCACGCAGTCGGGGCTCATCCTGTTCGCGTTCCCCCTGCTCGGGAGCGCGCTGGTGATGCTCCTGCTCGACCGCAACTTCGCGACGACGTTTTTCG
This genomic interval carries:
- a CDS encoding OBG GTPase family GTP-binding protein, coding for MGLEDEIEELREEIAETPYNKSTEAHIGRLKSKLAQKKEKLENQSSSGGGHGYAVEKTGDATVALVGFPSVGKSTLINALTNADSETAAYEFTTLNVNPGMLKYRGANIQILDVPGLIEGAAGGRGGGKEVLSVVRTADLVVYLLSVFEIDQYERLAHELYENKIRLDTEPPNISVRKTHKDGIRVTMGDDVSLDEGTVKDVLREHNFVNADVTIPHDLTIDELIDGVMDNREYLPSMVAVNKADLIDEDYLPTVYEDLREHGIDPEEATFISAEEEKGLDALTERIFEKLGLIRIYMDKPGRGIDYEEPLVLREGDTVGDACSKLGGSFDDRFKFARVSGDSAKHDDQQVGQGHELADEDVLRIVARK
- a CDS encoding TIGR04206 family protein, which codes for MTHTPPRLPRPTPWRVLVAVLSCGLVPWSVQTFADSGVPFLRFAWGGLSFTPVLYARTLPGYLALSGSPLLVPWVVAAACWLLAVASASLGLVDREDLRVTAGLLVLAGAVNASVAVRFGLQPLRTGYPVGTLVLWAVAAWRYRAWERE
- a CDS encoding type II toxin-antitoxin system VapC family toxin — its product is MSVLVDTGVIYADHDTDAARHEAAVDSLDAVYDGALGQPYVSDYVYDEAITLTLRRGSFSAAKRLGERLRGVEPFPQAYEQLHLSESTFDEAVDVFERYDDQGLSFTDAATIAAVRRHGFDGVLSFDDDFDGLVERFDPATL
- a CDS encoding DUF6684 family protein, with protein sequence MAEIFDRDTLLDLTVNVIPLAILLFFVAAFVLVDPFGGLDFYGRVLQMGLLAFPFVALAILTYVSGKAIAGDEKRSAVFFQGQATLEGAPEKHEVEEAIEAEATGEADVEDPYDDAGDDEADDADSDDAADEPDTDDDAGDDEADDADTGDDEAEGTDAEEAGDDEA
- a CDS encoding DUF7541 family protein encodes the protein MDETPGLSEEYRMVSPWPLFVALGLPIAEIGILFGLIPLAVGGLLLFCGSIAGILRENGYVSSTWRGLAGLSVLVVAGGLALWYADMTTASDLLIRAYAMIGTGVLMLLAGVGGDLFARDAEPGV
- a CDS encoding AI-2E family transporter, encoding MNEKRLVVALFGVAVAVVIGALAYRFIAAFTVSVFLYYSTRRYHRFLARFRVPPRVRAGVVLASLAIPLILLISYAGVLLVVEARQFVADTALVSAAASNIAWFAAIERIPEFTVQGIYEAYRSGDLEPFVEFATENAAFLTTVVSEFALNLLVVTIVTYYLLVDGDRISDWLLRFDDDAIVREYLEAVDRELEAVLFGNLLNVVAISLIAIATFSTYNALAPAGVRVPYPALAGAITGIASLVPIVGMKIVYLPVTAAMAVPPLLDGAFAELGYVLAFLVVAVVVVDTVPDLVLRPLLSGDETHVGLLMLAYTLGPVVLGFYGLFFAPIVLVIGLTFANTALPRLLGADDARTTLSGADDPEGDRERDDDTDPRVDDGAGTDVDDGAGADVDDGAGVDPDPTG
- a CDS encoding VOC family protein, with the translated sequence MAYTLDHVMMRIEDEEESLDWYTEHLDYEIKGEMDGGDFTNYYLGPENVHDEGALLELTYNHGDHTYELGDAWGHIAVRVEDVEEAYYELMDEGVEDYRPPEENPGYAFVTDPDGHEIEIVERDHGARWSIDHTMIRVEDATEALGYWTRTFEYEHTGRWEADTFANYFMKPEDAADEAMAIELTYNYDGRSYTLGDAWGHVCVRADDLTDDWETLMTRETEDYRDPESCDYAYGFTKDPDGHEIELLER